A genomic segment from Inquilinus sp. KBS0705 encodes:
- a CDS encoding EamA family transporter — MPHQKASPLLVIVAFATVYIVWGSTYFFIQMAIHGFPPMLMGAFRYTLAGVLMLAWCGINGDKVWVKKDIINSGISGILMLTAATGIVIWVEQTLPSAMVAIMVSIAPMWFVLLDTANWSVNFKSRETIFGLIIGFAGVLLLFGEQVTKTLSGTHSSSQLWNMVLLVFGPMAWVLGSLYSKNKTSSSPARLNTAWQMVVAGLAFLPAGIIHHEFNGFDITSVPAQSWMAIVYLVLFGSIAAYTAYIWLLQVRPSTQVSTHSYVNPVIAVLLGVLFAHEHISWLQITGLFIILLSVLLINLAKYRQANKQDDALKLKSTEVV; from the coding sequence ATGCCTCATCAAAAAGCCTCTCCGTTATTAGTTATCGTTGCCTTTGCTACGGTTTACATTGTGTGGGGATCAACTTATTTTTTTATACAAATGGCTATACATGGCTTTCCGCCAATGTTAATGGGCGCATTTAGGTATACGCTGGCCGGTGTACTAATGCTGGCCTGGTGCGGTATAAATGGCGATAAGGTTTGGGTGAAAAAGGACATCATCAACTCCGGCATCAGCGGTATACTAATGCTTACCGCGGCAACGGGCATTGTAATATGGGTTGAGCAAACCTTGCCAAGTGCTATGGTAGCCATAATGGTATCTATAGCGCCCATGTGGTTTGTGTTGTTAGATACGGCTAACTGGAGCGTAAATTTTAAAAGCCGCGAAACTATTTTTGGGCTGATAATAGGCTTTGCCGGCGTGCTGCTTTTATTTGGCGAACAGGTAACCAAAACACTTAGCGGCACCCACAGCAGCAGCCAATTATGGAACATGGTATTACTGGTATTTGGGCCCATGGCTTGGGTACTGGGGTCGTTGTACTCAAAAAATAAAACCAGTAGCAGCCCTGCGCGTTTAAATACCGCATGGCAAATGGTAGTGGCAGGGCTTGCGTTTTTACCCGCAGGTATCATACATCACGAGTTTAATGGGTTTGATATTACCAGCGTGCCCGCCCAATCGTGGATGGCTATTGTTTACCTGGTGCTGTTTGGGTCGATAGCTGCTTATACGGCTTATATATGGCTGCTACAGGTGCGCCCGTCTACGCAGGTAAGCACCCATAGCTATGTAAACCCGGTTATTGCGGTATTGCTTGGCGTACTGTTTGCACACGAGCATATATCCTGGCTGCAAATAACCGGCTTGTTTATTATTTTGCTAAGTGTGCTGCTTATTAACCTGGCTAAATACCGGCAGGCAAATAAGCAGGATGATGCTTTGAAGTTAAAAAGCACCGAAGTGGTTTAA
- a CDS encoding alpha/beta hydrolase, protein MRFIRPVLIFLLSVLLLVLVTGLVYEQVSRLNARKLYAANQTFADVGGYKLHYKATGTGKPLVVFESGLDAGGSLCWYKVQPEIARFASTFTYDRAGTLLSDNSPNPKTGYQMAVDLHTLLKNTGYPGPYILVGHSMAGIILRSFVQKYPDEVAGVVFVDASHPLQVKRFAKFPALGITSPPKWLVRLQCDFGFTRLFYHEDYPSTKPTDSVNVIDNAFMPVAMPAVIDEINSFSPMADSAATMKKFGNIPLIVLTGTAKKRETEFTDAKTGKEFMKIWMELQNDHLSLSTNSKHILAPKSGHYIQIDQPELVIDAVCQLVNKPKP, encoded by the coding sequence ATGAGATTTATCCGCCCAGTGCTTATTTTTTTATTATCAGTACTGTTACTTGTATTAGTTACCGGCCTGGTATACGAGCAGGTAAGCCGCCTAAACGCACGTAAGCTATACGCTGCAAACCAAACCTTTGCCGATGTTGGCGGCTACAAGTTGCATTACAAAGCTACCGGCACGGGCAAACCTCTGGTAGTTTTTGAATCGGGATTAGACGCGGGCGGATCGCTTTGCTGGTATAAGGTACAACCCGAAATTGCCCGCTTTGCCAGCACTTTTACATATGACAGGGCCGGCACGCTATTAAGCGATAACAGCCCTAACCCAAAAACCGGCTATCAAATGGCGGTAGATTTGCACACTTTGTTAAAAAACACCGGGTACCCCGGCCCATATATTTTAGTGGGACATTCTATGGCAGGCATCATTCTGCGCAGCTTTGTACAAAAATATCCTGATGAGGTCGCCGGCGTTGTATTTGTTGATGCATCGCACCCCTTACAGGTAAAAAGGTTTGCCAAATTCCCTGCTTTAGGTATCACCTCCCCACCTAAATGGCTGGTAAGGTTACAATGCGATTTTGGGTTTACGCGATTGTTTTATCACGAAGATTACCCATCTACCAAACCGACAGATAGCGTAAATGTAATTGATAATGCTTTTATGCCGGTAGCCATGCCCGCGGTAATTGACGAGATAAATTCCTTTAGCCCAATGGCCGACAGCGCCGCTACAATGAAAAAATTTGGTAACATCCCGCTAATCGTATTAACGGGTACCGCTAAAAAGCGCGAAACCGAATTTACAGATGCTAAAACAGGCAAGGAGTTTATGAAAATATGGATGGAACTGCAAAATGACCACCTAAGCCTGTCTACCAACAGCAAGCATATTTTAGCGCCAAAAAGCGGGCACTACATACAAATCGATCAACCCGAATTAGTAATAGACGCGGTTTGCCAATTGGTAAATAAACCCAAGCCTTAA
- a CDS encoding PAS domain S-box protein: MMAKDTPAKPDLFDVSLFFDISPDMLCIAGFDGYFKRINPAVSKLLGYTNEELMARPINDFIYTDDKDTTAQHRNYLTKKAYPLLNYENRYVKKDGEIVWLSWTSVPVEATQTVYAIAKNVTHKKRLEEDRNALIANLTDINHELKQLTYTTSHDLRSPVNNLLTVFKMMDVNKIQDAETLQFIEMLKGSADNLKATLNSYIDALGQKEVLKEHTSQLSLQQCLNVVLNSLDSLIKNSKAVIHVDFKDAGYVNFNKAYLESVFLNLLTNAIKYAKPGHAPVINITTQKQPRHTRLIFSDEGVGFDMEKVQGKVFGLNQRFHDHGDSKGIGLYLVHNHITGLGGSITLQSEVNKGSTFSIDFRD; encoded by the coding sequence ATGATGGCTAAAGATACCCCGGCTAAACCTGATTTGTTTGACGTAAGCCTTTTTTTTGATATCTCTCCGGACATGCTGTGCATTGCCGGTTTTGATGGATATTTCAAACGGATAAATCCCGCTGTATCCAAACTGTTAGGATACACTAACGAAGAATTAATGGCCCGGCCCATTAACGATTTTATTTATACGGATGATAAAGACACCACTGCCCAGCACCGAAATTATTTAACAAAAAAGGCCTACCCGCTTTTAAACTACGAAAACCGGTATGTTAAAAAGGATGGCGAAATAGTTTGGCTATCCTGGACATCAGTACCTGTTGAGGCAACACAAACGGTTTATGCCATCGCCAAAAATGTTACGCACAAAAAGCGACTGGAAGAAGACCGCAACGCGCTTATTGCCAACTTAACCGATATCAACCACGAATTAAAGCAGCTTACGTACACCACATCGCATGATCTGCGTTCGCCGGTAAACAATTTGTTAACGGTTTTTAAGATGATGGACGTGAACAAAATACAGGACGCCGAAACTTTGCAGTTTATAGAAATGCTAAAAGGATCTGCCGATAACCTGAAAGCTACGCTGAACAGTTATATAGATGCCTTAGGGCAAAAAGAAGTTTTAAAAGAACACACCAGCCAGCTAAGCCTGCAGCAATGCCTTAATGTAGTGCTCAACTCATTAGACTCCCTTATAAAAAACTCAAAGGCAGTTATTCATGTAGATTTCAAAGACGCCGGATATGTGAATTTCAATAAAGCCTATTTGGAGAGTGTTTTTTTAAACCTGCTTACCAACGCTATTAAATATGCTAAGCCTGGCCATGCGCCGGTTATTAACATTACTACTCAAAAACAACCACGGCATACAAGGCTTATTTTTAGCGACGAGGGGGTAGGTTTTGATATGGAAAAAGTACAAGGCAAAGTATTCGGCCTTAACCAAAGGTTTCACGACCATGGCGATAGTAAAGGTATAGGCTTGTACCTGGTGCATAACCATATCACCGGCCTGGGCGGTAGCATTACTTTACAAAGCGAGGTAAATAAAGGCAGCACATTCAGTATTGATTTTAGAGATTAA
- a CDS encoding sigma-54-dependent Fis family transcriptional regulator, which produces MKATILIIDDEVKLSALLSRIIELEGFKVVQAHTGKDGLKLLEQENVQVVLSDVKLPDVNGVDLVKTIKAKKSYVEVINLTAYGTINDGVQSIKNGAFNYIVKGDDNDKIIPLLNQAVDKAQLQQNAFNAENKVAGKHSFAQIIGQSKAITGAINLARKVAATDTTVLLLGETGTGKEVFASAIHHESQRRLMPFVAINCSSFTGELLESELFGYKAGAFTGATKDKKGLFEEAHHGSIFLDEIGEMSLELQAKLLRVLESKTFIKLGDTQTTKVNIRIMAATNRDLQKEADEGRFRLDLYYRLSVFTIALPSLNERKDDIELLAKYYLGFFTDKTSKPVKMSDEFLSLLKKHNWKGNIRELKNIMERSVILADDILTPDTLPLQFNHQAAETNSLDLQSIEKQHISKVLAYTKGNKTETARLLGIGLTTLYRKIEEYNLA; this is translated from the coding sequence ATGAAAGCAACTATACTGATCATAGACGACGAGGTAAAGCTTAGCGCACTACTATCCAGGATAATTGAGCTGGAGGGCTTTAAGGTTGTACAAGCGCATACCGGCAAGGACGGTTTGAAACTATTGGAGCAGGAAAATGTGCAAGTGGTACTTAGCGATGTAAAACTACCCGACGTAAACGGCGTTGACCTGGTTAAAACCATTAAAGCCAAAAAGTCATATGTAGAGGTGATAAACCTTACCGCCTATGGCACTATTAACGATGGTGTACAGTCAATAAAAAACGGTGCCTTTAATTACATTGTTAAGGGCGACGATAACGATAAAATTATACCGTTGTTAAACCAGGCGGTGGATAAGGCCCAATTACAACAAAACGCGTTTAATGCTGAGAATAAAGTGGCGGGCAAACATAGCTTCGCTCAAATAATCGGGCAATCAAAAGCTATAACCGGGGCAATAAACCTGGCGCGCAAGGTAGCCGCTACCGATACTACTGTATTATTATTAGGCGAAACCGGTACCGGTAAAGAGGTATTTGCATCGGCCATACACCACGAGAGCCAGCGCAGGCTGATGCCTTTTGTAGCTATTAATTGCAGCAGCTTTACCGGCGAGTTACTTGAAAGCGAATTATTTGGTTACAAGGCAGGCGCATTTACAGGCGCCACCAAAGACAAAAAAGGCCTTTTTGAAGAGGCGCATCACGGCAGCATATTTTTAGATGAGATAGGGGAAATGAGCCTGGAGTTGCAAGCCAAGCTTTTGCGTGTGCTGGAAAGCAAAACCTTTATTAAACTGGGCGATACCCAAACTACCAAAGTAAACATACGCATAATGGCGGCTACCAACCGCGACCTGCAAAAAGAGGCCGACGAAGGCAGGTTCCGTTTAGATCTTTACTATCGCTTATCGGTATTTACCATAGCGCTGCCATCACTTAACGAGCGGAAGGACGATATAGAGCTGCTGGCTAAATACTACCTTGGCTTTTTTACCGACAAAACCTCCAAACCGGTTAAAATGAGCGATGAATTTTTATCCTTGTTAAAAAAGCACAACTGGAAAGGCAACATACGCGAGCTGAAAAATATTATGGAACGATCTGTAATATTAGCCGACGATATACTTACACCCGATACCCTGCCGCTGCAGTTTAACCACCAGGCCGCCGAGACCAACTCACTCGATCTGCAAAGTATCGAAAAGCAGCACATTAGTAAGGTACTGGCCTACACCAAGGGCAACAAAACCGAAACCGCCCGCCTGCTGGGTATTGGTTTAACTACACTATACCGCAAAATAGAAGAGTACAACTTAGCTTAA
- a CDS encoding KUP/HAK/KT family potassium transporter: MTTHLKKLSAAGMLVTLGIIFGDIGTSPLYVFQTLLIEGGKVNESLVLGSISCIFWTLTLQTTFKYIFITLQADNRGEGGIFSLYALVRRYGKWLAIPAIIGAGTLLADGIITPPISVTSAIEGLNLVPAFSKEIVPGNNLVLIIVITIMILLFFFQQFGTKVVGSAFGPVMLIWFLMLGTLGSLQLIHYPQIFKALNPYYGVRLLIDHPNGFWLLGAVFLCTTGAEALYSDLGHCGRKNIQASWIFVKTALMLNYLGQGAWVLMQPTGKNFNGVNPFFEIVPHAFLIPSIAIATMATIIASQALISGSFTLISEAISMNFWPRITVKYPSNIRGQIYIPSINWILCIGCIAVSLYFKTSASMTAAYGFSITIAMLMTTILMYYFMRYVKHWPLWLVTIILCVFLCVEFSFFVANAIKILKRLFFLVFEFGLIFTMYIWFRARKINNRFLHFIDLKDQIPLLKALSNDTGVSKYATHLIYLTKANNGKQIEQKIMYSILSRKPKRADIYWFVHIERTDEPFTMEYTVDEIEKDKLIRVEFRLGFRIQPRINVLFRKVVEDMVKRRELDITSRYESLNKYKLAADFQFVIMEKFLSYNNEFSLSEGFILNSYFAIKRLAQTEAKAFGLDTSETRIEKIPLVVNPLVNINLHRVEVAN, encoded by the coding sequence ATGACAACACATTTAAAGAAGCTTTCGGCAGCAGGCATGCTGGTTACACTTGGTATTATTTTTGGCGATATTGGTACCTCGCCGCTATATGTTTTTCAAACCCTGCTTATAGAGGGTGGCAAAGTAAACGAAAGCCTGGTATTGGGCTCCATATCCTGCATATTTTGGACATTAACCCTGCAAACGACCTTTAAATACATTTTTATTACCCTGCAAGCCGATAACCGGGGCGAGGGTGGTATATTTTCGCTTTACGCCCTGGTAAGGCGCTATGGCAAATGGCTGGCCATACCTGCAATAATTGGTGCCGGCACACTATTGGCCGATGGTATTATAACCCCGCCTATATCGGTAACCTCGGCAATTGAAGGTTTAAACCTTGTACCAGCCTTTTCAAAAGAAATTGTGCCCGGCAATAACCTGGTATTGATAATTGTAATTACTATAATGATACTGCTGTTCTTTTTTCAGCAGTTTGGTACCAAGGTAGTAGGGTCGGCATTTGGCCCTGTAATGTTAATATGGTTTTTAATGCTGGGCACTTTAGGCTCGTTACAATTAATACATTATCCACAAATTTTTAAGGCTTTAAACCCCTATTATGGCGTAAGGTTATTAATAGATCATCCGAATGGCTTTTGGCTTTTAGGCGCGGTATTTTTATGTACAACCGGCGCCGAGGCCTTATATTCTGACCTTGGCCATTGCGGCCGCAAAAACATACAGGCCAGCTGGATATTTGTAAAAACCGCTTTAATGCTTAATTACCTTGGGCAGGGTGCATGGGTATTAATGCAACCAACAGGCAAAAACTTTAATGGCGTAAACCCATTTTTTGAGATAGTGCCTCACGCTTTTTTAATACCAAGTATTGCCATTGCCACAATGGCAACCATTATTGCCAGCCAGGCCTTAATAAGCGGCTCGTTCACCCTTATCAGCGAAGCCATCAGTATGAATTTTTGGCCGCGTATAACGGTTAAATACCCGTCAAACATTCGTGGGCAAATATATATCCCCAGCATTAACTGGATACTGTGCATTGGCTGTATTGCCGTATCGTTATACTTTAAAACTTCGGCCTCTATGACAGCGGCTTATGGCTTCTCAATCACCATAGCCATGCTGATGACCACTATATTAATGTATTACTTTATGCGCTACGTTAAGCATTGGCCGTTGTGGTTGGTTACCATAATATTATGCGTATTCCTGTGTGTCGAGTTTTCGTTTTTTGTTGCCAACGCTATTAAAATATTAAAGCGTTTGTTTTTCCTGGTGTTTGAGTTTGGTTTGATATTTACCATGTACATATGGTTTAGGGCCAGAAAAATAAACAACCGCTTTTTGCACTTTATTGATCTGAAGGACCAGATACCATTACTTAAAGCCCTGAGTAACGATACCGGCGTATCAAAATACGCTACACACCTTATTTACTTAACCAAGGCCAACAACGGCAAGCAAATAGAGCAAAAAATAATGTACTCTATTTTAAGCCGCAAGCCTAAAAGGGCGGATATATACTGGTTTGTACACATCGAACGCACTGACGAGCCCTTTACCATGGAGTACACTGTTGACGAAATAGAAAAAGACAAACTGATACGTGTAGAATTTAGATTAGGTTTTAGGATACAGCCACGTATAAATGTGCTATTCAGAAAAGTTGTTGAAGATATGGTTAAGCGCCGCGAACTGGATATTACCAGCCGTTACGAATCATTAAACAAATACAAACTGGCAGCCGATTTCCAGTTTGTGATTATGGAAAAATTCCTGTCGTACAACAATGAATTTAGCCTGAGTGAAGGTTTTATACTAAATAGCTATTTCGCCATTAAAAGGCTGGCGCAAACCGAAGCCAAAGCCTTTGGCCTTGATACCAGCGAAACACGTATAGAAAAGATACCATTGGTTGTTAACCCGTTGGTTAACATTAACCTGCACCGGGTAGAGGTTGCTAATTAG
- a CDS encoding potassium-transporting ATPase subunit F — protein sequence MMIALFIISIAVFLYMVYVLLKPENF from the coding sequence ATCATGATCGCATTATTCATCATTTCTATCGCAGTTTTTTTATACATGGTATATGTACTGCTTAAACCCGAAAACTTTTAA